Proteins from a single region of Aureibacter tunicatorum:
- a CDS encoding acetyl-CoA carboxylase carboxyltransferase subunit alpha: MLLEFEKPIADLEHKLKEMKALASENGVDVNSTVEILEGKILDLKKETFGNLTRWQRVQLSRHAERPYSLDYIYAICDEFIEIHGDRQVADDKAMVGGLGTINGKTYMFIGQQKGRNTKDRQLRNFGMPNPEGYRKALRLMKMAEKFNVPVVTLIDTPGAFPGLEAEERGQGEAIARNLKEMAVLKVPVICIVIGEGASGGALGIGVGDRIIMLENTWYSVISPESCSSILWRSWDYKEQAAEALKLTATDMQSFGIVDRIIEEPLGGAHKDIHAMCNKLKDVIIEEVESLSNLEPQERILKRIDKFDNMGVVNEEVTQ, encoded by the coding sequence ATGCTTTTGGAATTTGAAAAACCTATAGCCGATCTTGAGCATAAGCTCAAGGAAATGAAGGCCTTAGCTTCCGAAAATGGAGTTGATGTAAACTCAACTGTAGAAATTTTAGAAGGAAAGATACTAGATTTAAAAAAGGAAACTTTCGGAAATTTGACTCGCTGGCAAAGAGTTCAGCTTTCAAGACATGCTGAGAGACCTTATTCATTGGATTATATTTACGCTATATGCGACGAGTTCATTGAAATTCATGGAGACAGGCAAGTAGCTGATGATAAAGCAATGGTTGGTGGACTTGGAACTATAAATGGTAAGACATATATGTTCATCGGCCAGCAAAAAGGTCGAAACACTAAAGATCGCCAACTTAGAAACTTTGGAATGCCAAACCCTGAGGGCTACAGAAAAGCTCTAAGACTTATGAAAATGGCTGAGAAGTTCAATGTACCTGTGGTAACGCTGATTGACACTCCTGGAGCATTCCCTGGCTTGGAAGCTGAAGAAAGAGGACAAGGCGAGGCTATTGCAAGAAACCTCAAGGAAATGGCTGTTCTTAAAGTTCCTGTGATTTGCATTGTAATAGGCGAAGGAGCTTCAGGTGGAGCTTTGGGCATTGGCGTTGGAGATCGTATAATCATGCTTGAAAACACTTGGTACTCTGTTATTTCACCAGAATCATGCTCTTCCATACTTTGGAGAAGCTGGGATTACAAAGAGCAAGCAGCTGAAGCTTTAAAATTGACGGCAACAGACATGCAAAGCTTCGGTATCGTTGACAGAATCATCGAAGAGCCGCTTGGAGGAGCCCACAAAGACATTCATGCAATGTGCAACAAGCTCAAAGACGTGATCATAGAAGAGGTTGAATCGCTATCGAATTTAGAGCCTCAAGAAAGAATACTGAAAAGAATTGACAAATTTGACAACATGGGAGTTGTCAATGAAGAAGTAACTCAATAA
- a CDS encoding M42 family metallopeptidase, translated as MDIELLSSICKQPGAPGFEKKIRDFIINEVKDIADEVSTDNIGNVYILKKGKSSDKVVMSAAHMDEIGFIVTHIDENGFIRFHTLGGFDPKTLTAQRVIVHGKEKDLIGVMGSKPIHVMSQEERGQAPKLESYFIDLGLPKEEVDKYIQIGDSITRERDLIKLGDCVNGKSLDNRVAVYVLLKTLQELKDKEIPYDFYGVFTVQEEVGLRGATVAAHRVNPDFGIALDTTIAFDLPGAQAHEKVTSLGDGAAIKIMDASTICDYRMVDFLKKIAEEKEIKWQPEILKAGGTDTAALQRTGKNGAIAGAISIPTRHIHQVIEMSHCEDIDNCIKLLESAIINIDKNDWSH; from the coding sequence ATGGATATAGAGCTTTTATCATCAATTTGCAAACAACCGGGCGCTCCTGGTTTTGAAAAAAAAATCAGAGACTTCATCATTAACGAGGTAAAAGATATCGCTGACGAAGTCAGCACTGACAATATTGGCAATGTTTATATACTAAAAAAAGGGAAATCCAGCGACAAAGTTGTCATGTCCGCAGCACATATGGATGAGATTGGTTTCATCGTTACACATATCGATGAAAATGGATTCATCAGATTTCATACGCTGGGAGGCTTTGACCCTAAAACGCTTACCGCTCAACGTGTCATAGTGCATGGCAAAGAAAAAGACTTAATCGGCGTAATGGGCTCAAAACCAATCCATGTAATGAGCCAAGAAGAAAGAGGCCAAGCGCCCAAACTTGAATCTTACTTCATCGACTTGGGCTTGCCTAAAGAAGAAGTGGATAAATATATTCAAATCGGAGACTCTATCACTAGAGAAAGGGATTTGATTAAATTAGGAGATTGTGTAAATGGCAAATCTCTGGACAACAGAGTTGCTGTGTATGTGCTTTTAAAAACATTGCAGGAATTAAAAGACAAAGAGATTCCATATGATTTCTACGGAGTTTTCACAGTGCAAGAAGAAGTTGGGCTTAGAGGTGCTACTGTAGCGGCCCATAGAGTCAACCCTGACTTTGGCATAGCATTGGACACCACAATTGCCTTCGATCTTCCTGGAGCTCAAGCACACGAAAAAGTTACATCACTAGGCGATGGAGCTGCTATCAAAATCATGGACGCTTCAACAATTTGTGATTATCGCATGGTGGATTTTCTTAAAAAAATCGCTGAAGAAAAAGAAATAAAGTGGCAGCCTGAAATTTTAAAAGCCGGAGGCACTGACACAGCTGCATTGCAAAGAACAGGTAAAAATGGCGCAATTGCAGGAGCCATATCTATTCCAACAAGACACATCCATCAAGTTATTGAAATGTCTCACTGCGAGGATATTGACAATTGCATCAAATTACTCGAATCGGCGATAATTAATATCGACAAAAACGACTGGAGTCATTAA
- a CDS encoding DoxX family protein — MEKKSHMSSVVRIGLGLIFLIPGFFKLIHPEAFLEYLRTSPVPIPFGDTMFYPITVLEVLGALILIFPLQINKPLRPIFYLMFIGVLTVALISVVIPDALNSFPDQIEMATIFLQQHPERQGVNIDIFPSKIGLINILFHIFAIALLVTLIIEEKASLIGLLKKKIATETP; from the coding sequence ATGGAGAAAAAGAGCCATATGAGTTCGGTAGTTCGAATTGGTCTGGGGTTGATATTCTTAATTCCCGGCTTTTTCAAATTGATTCATCCAGAAGCATTTCTGGAATATTTGAGAACTAGTCCAGTTCCAATTCCATTTGGAGATACAATGTTTTATCCTATAACTGTTTTGGAGGTCTTGGGCGCCTTGATTTTGATATTTCCCTTGCAAATAAATAAACCTCTGAGGCCAATTTTTTATTTGATGTTTATTGGAGTGTTAACTGTAGCATTGATATCTGTTGTTATCCCGGATGCGCTGAATAGTTTTCCTGATCAGATTGAAATGGCAACAATATTTTTACAACAGCACCCTGAGAGGCAGGGAGTGAATATAGATATTTTTCCTTCTAAAATTGGACTCATCAATATTCTATTTCACATATTCGCGATTGCTCTGCTGGTGACTTTAATAATTGAAGAAAAAGCGAGCTTGATTGGATTGCTCAAAAAAAAAATAGCAACTGAAACTCCGTAA
- a CDS encoding MBL fold metallo-hydrolase, producing MKLNIINAGHFRLDGGSMFGIVPKSIWGKACPSDIDNRIELAANCLLIQTDDRNIIIDTGLGNKQNEKFFGHYNWDKNSLGLEKGLWNNGLTPNDITDVFHTHLHFDHCGGAIKRDENDSLIPTFPNATYWLSKKHLEWALNPNDKEKGSFLKENISPISTLDSLKFVEEGHDLPFEIITVNGHTESQILPLINCNGHKLIFAADLLPTTSHIPMPYVMSYDINPLLTIEEKKKWFETALIEECIFILGHDPYSECCTLRIENGKYKMNDAGKIKDFI from the coding sequence ATGAAATTAAATATAATCAACGCCGGACATTTTAGACTCGACGGTGGATCAATGTTCGGGATTGTTCCAAAAAGCATCTGGGGCAAAGCGTGCCCTTCAGATATCGACAATCGAATTGAATTAGCTGCCAATTGCTTATTGATACAAACAGATGATAGAAATATCATTATTGACACTGGGCTGGGAAATAAGCAAAATGAAAAATTTTTTGGACACTATAATTGGGACAAAAATAGCTTAGGGTTAGAAAAAGGTCTTTGGAATAACGGACTGACCCCTAATGACATAACTGATGTATTTCACACTCATTTGCACTTTGATCATTGCGGAGGCGCTATTAAAAGAGATGAAAACGATTCGTTAATCCCAACTTTTCCTAATGCTACATATTGGCTTAGCAAAAAACATCTGGAATGGGCTTTAAACCCAAATGACAAAGAAAAAGGAAGTTTCTTGAAAGAGAATATATCTCCTATTTCCACGCTTGACTCCTTGAAATTCGTAGAGGAAGGACATGATTTGCCTTTTGAAATCATCACCGTCAATGGACATACTGAAAGTCAAATATTGCCATTAATAAATTGCAATGGCCACAAATTGATTTTTGCCGCGGATCTTCTTCCAACAACATCTCACATACCGATGCCATATGTCATGTCATATGATATCAACCCTTTATTGACTATTGAGGAAAAGAAAAAATGGTTTGAAACTGCTTTAATTGAAGAGTGCATCTTCATATTAGGCCATGACCCTTACAGTGAGTGCTGTACATTGAGAATCGAAAATGGGAAATACAAGATGAACGATGCTGGAAAAATAAAAGATTTTATATAA